The Drosophila innubila isolate TH190305 chromosome 3R unlocalized genomic scaffold, UK_Dinn_1.0 2_E_3R, whole genome shotgun sequence genome has a segment encoding these proteins:
- the LOC117791428 gene encoding uncharacterized protein LOC117791428 isoform X8: MRIFGKMSHFLQISRCLSYHAPICRPHRLLHGSCKQWKKICSNCVCWQPSLLMEIRPHLSMRVHVQVFSTRTTNVFTFNSTSDMLRKRISFSGTQNQNSESETSIVPVGIIVPDKSNGTNMKIVIVPLDLVNQDSESLKNTLNVINELRNHAKEIDIFTDSIIEDFQRQKTNKKEETATIEEPEQLTKIDDIHMWDTYTTKEVDAVAQPARNESNATELELQAAVASLATDLAVSTQADVAPMIPAPCTPNLPNAPPVIPVNPNTQPNTTPQTQPGVMPLADPMEPQISATPQNEANPPEAVAEVEIEMEPEALEPVAAHAEVHQITIDVPESLGQHLAEMAISSMQLSFEMNMTNVRDAILYGENEAMNEPQCLSNDSMVFLETQVKVDPAHEPEITVPLQFNALIKGTVEIDAEKLNPEQLTEENLPDYNDAVTSIAASICSTALHKGFAPDLFANSSSSSAPSEGHRSPLKSSAQARMALKRHQAQKRMKVEHTRPTAMVASPSLKDGCKNPIIKKKKKCPKPCKLDDPCKEDKCNRPKKPSQKPQKPKNQNKQVELTASAAKKGGNDPCAKGKGDKAKKDGKGATGGKGGKDGKDGGKDGKDPCAKFKKGKDGKDGKDGKDKKDPCAKFKKGKDGKDGKGGKGGKDGKDKKDPCAKFKKGKDGKDGKDGKGGKGGKDGKDKKDPCAKFKKGKDGKGGKGGKGGKDGKDKKDPCAKFKKGKDGKGGKGAKGGKGGKGGKGDKKDPCAKFNKGKNGKGGKGGANKKNDPCKKKYSTFASPVSKFYHANRSLWNPKRQLSTSFPKVETSTTLPRFTVYSTLVRRHYGGKPSKMQMNAWGLKAWMPQMLSQRTFAKKDEAKTSKCNALQSKQPKRKHQKPRKGLRTDCYGSFAEECPKASCKGKCDQVKFPRKKCETKKNMPTMAKKASKPKKKMPAICKQMTKQGKDVKERNKLLRTGSLILNQMRMHSDSSHNRKRYVSQAVMEECLPKEDDIPSGSVEVVKIPASYHICKEHRMRPNLKKYDVLIRTGSIALTGSDIHVYENANRDIEGITLGHDATGFVEEIGSCVQNLHVGDRVVMESALSCGICDFCKQGLYNICTDLVYNGFLATHQSHPADLCHRLPDTIGMEEGTLTQTLAMGCQACFKANITPTSNVLIIGSTPTAVSAAMCAAAIGAKKVIIAGTMVSSLETINRDFGFNTIHFDPNALFGEVLEAVYKNFDEWPNCAINCAIAPMTMNLAVMALQPCSVCVLSECESECASFNALDVLMKNIRIIPSFRSANMFPTALTLMKSGRAPMHKFIAKTFPWSMLEQAFKCAQHESNTGLRKIIVNSTEGINIGRLLKKKVADYAV, translated from the exons ATGAGGATATTCGGTAAAATGTCCCATTTTCTTCAG ATCTCCCGATGTCTAAGCTATCATGCACCAATCTGCCGACCACATCGCTTGCTCCATGGCAGCTGTAAGCAATGGAAGAAAATCTGCTCGAACTGTGTCTGCTGGCAGCCTTCTTTGCTGATGGAGATCCGGCCTCATTTGTCAATGAGAGTCCATGTCCAAGTCTTCTCCACAAGGACCACAAACGTGTTCACCTTTAATAGCACCTCGGATATGCTACGCAAGCGGATCAGCTTCTCTGGAACACAGAACCAGAACTCAGAGTCTGAAACGAGCATAGTGCCGGTTGGGATTATAGTACCAGATAAGAGTAATGGAACCAACATGAAGATTGTAATAGTGCCGCTAGATCTGGTTAACCAGGATAGTGAgagcttaaaaaatacactGAATGTCATCAATGAGCTGCGCAACCACGCCAAAGAGATCGACATCTTCACAGACAGTATTATTGAAGACTTCCAAaggcaaaaaacaaataaaaaagaagaaactgCTACCATCGAGGAACCGGagcaattaacaaaaatagatGATATTCATATGTGGGATACATATACTACAAAGGAGGTCGATGCTGTTGCCCAGCCGGCAAGAAATGAATCGAATGCAACTGAGCTGGAACTTCAGGCTGCGGTGGCATCCCTGGCCACAGACTTGGCTGTTTCCACCCAAGCGGATGTTGCACCAATGATTCCAGCGCCATGCACTCCGAATTTGCCAAATGCACCACCCGTCATACCAGTTAACCCAAACACACAGCCCAACACAACGCCTCAGACCCAGCCCGGCGTCATGCCCTTGGCTGATCCCATGGAGCCACAAATATCAGCCACTCCCCAAAACGAAGCTAATCCTCCCGAGGCTGTGGCTGAAGTTGAGATTGAGATGGAGCCTGAGGCTCTGGAGCCGGTTGCGGCTCACGCAGAGGTTCACCAGATTACCATTGATGTGCCAGAATCACTTGGACAGCATTTGGCTGAAATGGCCATCTCGTCAATGCAGTTGTCATTTGAGATGAATATGACGAATGTACGCGATGCAATCCTTTATGGAGAGAACGAAGCTATGAATGAACCTCAATGCTTGAGCAACGATTCCATGGTTTTCTTGGAAACCCAGGTCAAAGTGGATCCAGCCCATGAGCCAGAGATTACCGTTCCCCTGCAATTCAATGCCCTTATCAAGGGAACCGTTGAAATAGATGCGGAAAAACTCAATCCCGAGCAGCTGACGGAAGAGAATCTTCCAGATTATAATGACGCAGTCACCTCAATTGCTGCCAGCATTTGCAGCACTGCACTGCACAAGGGCTTTGCTCCTGACCTATTTGCCAactcatcctcctcctccgctCCCTCCGAAGGTCATCGTTCCCCTCTTAAGTCTTCGGCACAGGCGCGCATGGCATTGAAGCGTCATCAAGCCCAGAAGCGCATGAAAGTCGAGCACACACGTCCCACAGCTATGGTTGCGAGTCCATCTCTAAAGGATGGATGCAAGAATCCCATTatcaaaaagaagaagaaatgcCCTAAGCCCTGTAAACTAGACGATCCGTGTAAGGAAGACAAGTGTAATCGTCCCAAAAAACCATCCCAAAAGCCGCAAAAGCCAAAGaaccaaaataaacaagttgAGTTAACTGCTAGTGCCGCCAAAAAGGGCGGTAACGATCCTTGTGCTAAGGGTAAGGGTGATAAAGCTAAGAAGGATGGCAAAGGAGCCACGGGAGGTAAAGGCGGAAAAGACGGCAAGGACGGCGGTAAAGACGGTAAGGATCCTTGCGCCAAGTTCAAGAAGGGTAAGGACGGAAAAGATGGTAAAGACGGGAAGGATAAGAAGGATCCTTGCGCCAAGTTCAAGAAGGGAAAGGACGGCAAAGATGGCAAAGGCGGGAAAGGTGGCAAGGACGGTAAGGATAAAAAAGATCCTTGTGCCAAGTTTAAGAAGGGGAAAGACGGCAAGGATGGCAAAGACGGCAAGGGTGGAAAAG GTGGCAAGGACGGTAAGGATAAGAAAGATCCTTGTGCCAAGTTCAAGAAAGGAAAAGACGGCAAAGGTGGAAAGGGTGGAAAAGGTGGCAAGGACGGTAAAGATAAGAAAGATCCTTGTGCCAAGTTTAAGAAGGGAAAGGATGGCAAAGGCGGAAAGGGAGCTAAAGGAGGCAAAGGCGGTAAAGGCGGTAAAGGCGATAAGAAGGACCCTTGTGCCAAGTTCAACAAAGGAAAGAACGGCAAGGGCGGCAAGGGCGGCGCCAACAAAAAGAACGATCCTTGCAAGAAGAAGTACTCGACATTTGCAAGCCCTGTTTCGAAATTCTATCATGCTAATCGTTCCCTTTGGAACCCCAAGCGTCAACTTTCCACATCGTTCCCTAAAGTAGAAACATCGACTACCCTTCCACGTTTTACAGTGTACTCAACCCTTGTGCGTCGTCATTATGGTGGCAAGCCATCGAAGATGCAGATGAATGCGTGGGGATTAAAAGCATGGATGCCACAAATGCTTAGCCAACGTACTTTTGCAAAAAAGGATGAAGCTAAAACATCGAAATGCAATGCGCTTCAATCCAAGCAACCTAAACGTAAGCATCAGAAACCACGTAAAGGTCTTCGAACAGATTGCTATGGTTCCTTTGCGGAAGAATGCCCAAAGGCATCCTGTAAGGGAAAGTGTGATCAAGTTAAATTTCCAAGAAAAAAATGCGAAACTAAAAAGAATATGCCTACGATGGCCAAGAAAGCGTCTAAGCCCAAAAAGAAGATGCCTGCCATCTGTAAGCAGATGACTAAGCAGGGAAAAGATGTAAAAG AAAGAAATAAGCTCTTAAGAACGGgctctttaattttaaatcagatGCGTATGCATAGCGATTCATCGCATAACAGAAAACGGTACGTTTCTCAGGCAGTAATGGAAGAATGCTTACCCAAAGAAGATGATATACCCTCCGGATCTGTTGAGGTTGTAAAAATACCAGCATCCTATCATATATGTAAAGAACATCGAATGCGACCCAATCTCAAGAAATATG ACGTACTCATACGCACTGGTTCCATAGCTTTAACTGGATCCGATATTCATGTCTACGAGAATGCAAACCGTGATATCGAAGGCATTACCTTGGGCCACGATGCCACAGGTTTTGTAGAAGAGATTGGATCTTGTGTTCAAAATTTACATGTGGGTGATCGTGTTGTCATGGAATCGGCCTTATCCTGCGGTATTTGTGACTTTTGCAAACAGGGACTATACAATATTTGCACCGATTTGGTCTACAATGGCTTTCTGGCTACCCATCAATCGCATCCAGCAGATCTGTGTCATCGTCTACCCGACACAATTGGCATGGAAGAGGGCACTCTCACCCAAACGCTTGCCATGGGCTGTCAGGCATGCTTCAAAGCAAATATAACGCCCACCAGCAATGTGCTAATTATTGGCTCAACCCCTACTGCAGTGTCAGCAGCAATGTGCGCTGCTGCAATTGGGGCTAAAAAGGTGATCATTGCTGGTACAATGGTCTCCTCGCTGGAAACTATCAACCGGGACTTTGGCTTCAATACAATACATTTCGATCCAAACGCATTGTTCGGTGAGGTACTCGAAGCAGTCTATAAAAATTTCGACGAATGGCCAAACTGTGCCATTAACTGTGCCATTGCGCCGATGACCATGAATCTCGCTGTGATGGCATTACAGCCATGTAGTGTTTGTGTGCTGTCCGAGTGCGAGTCCGAATGTGCAAGTTTTAATGCCCTTGATGTGCTAATGAAAAACATACGAATAATACCTAGTTTTCGTTCCGCCAATAT GTTTCCAACGGCATTAACACTCATGAAATCTGGACGTGCACCAATGCACAAGTTCATTGCAAAAACGTTTCCATGGAGCATGCTTGAGCAGGCATTCAAATGTGCCCAACACGAATCAAACACTGGCCTTCGCAAGATTATTGTCAACAGCACGGAGGGCATCAACATTGGGagattgttaaaaaaaaaagtagccGATTATGCTGTGTAA
- the LOC117791428 gene encoding uncharacterized protein LOC117791428 isoform X5, with protein MRIFGKMSHFLQISRCLSYHAPICRPHRLLHGSCKQWKKICSNCVCWQPSLLMEIRPHLSMRVHVQVFSTRTTNVFTFNSTSDMLRKRISFSGTQNQNSESETSIVPVGIIVPDKSNGTNMKIVIVPLDLVNQDSESLKNTLNVINELRNHAKEIDIFTDSIIEDFQRQKTNKKEETATIEEPEQLTKIDDIHMWDTYTTKEVDAVAQPARNESNATELELQAAVASLATDLAVSTQADVAPMIPAPCTPNLPNAPPVIPVNPNTQPNTTPQTQPGVMPLADPMEPQISATPQNEANPPEAVAEVEIEMEPEALEPVAAHAEVHQITIDVPESLGQHLAEMAISSMQLSFEMNMTNVRDAILYGENEAMNEPQCLSNDSMVFLETQVKVDPAHEPEITVPLQFNALIKGTVEIDAEKLNPEQLTEENLPDYNDAVTSIAASICSTALHKGFAPDLFANSSSSSAPSEGHRSPLKSSAQARMALKRHQAQKRMKVEHTRPTAMVASPSLKDGCKNPIIKKKKKCPKPCKLDDPCKEDKCNRPKKPSQKPQKPKNQNKQVELTASAAKKGGNDPCAKGKGDKAKKDGKGATGGKGGKDGKDGGKDGKDPCAKFKKGKDGKDGKDGKDKKDPCAKFKKGKDGKDGKGGKDGKDKKDPSAKLKGKDGKDGKGGKGGKDGKDKKDPCAKFKKGKDGKGGKGGKDGKDKKDPCAKFKKGKDGKGGKDGKDKKDPCAKFKKGKDGKDGKGGKGGKDGKDKKDPCAKFKKGKDGKGGKGGKGGKDGKDKKDPCAKFKKGKDGKGGKGAKGGKGGKGGKGDKKDPCAKFNKGKNGKGGKGGANKKNDPCKKKYSTFASPVSKFYHANRSLWNPKRQLSTSFPKVETSTTLPRFTVYSTLVRRHYGGKPSKMQMNAWGLKAWMPQMLSQRTFAKKDEAKTSKCNALQSKQPKRKHQKPRKGLRTDCYGSFAEECPKASCKGKCDQVKFPRKKCETKKNMPTMAKKASKPKKKMPAICKQMTKQGKDVKERNKLLRTGSLILNQMRMHSDSSHNRKRYVSQAVMEECLPKEDDIPSGSVEVVKIPASYHICKEHRMRPNLKKYDVLIRTGSIALTGSDIHVYENANRDIEGITLGHDATGFVEEIGSCVQNLHVGDRVVMESALSCGICDFCKQGLYNICTDLVYNGFLATHQSHPADLCHRLPDTIGMEEGTLTQTLAMGCQACFKANITPTSNVLIIGSTPTAVSAAMCAAAIGAKKVIIAGTMVSSLETINRDFGFNTIHFDPNALFGEVLEAVYKNFDEWPNCAINCAIAPMTMNLAVMALQPCSVCVLSECESECASFNALDVLMKNIRIIPSFRSANMFPTALTLMKSGRAPMHKFIAKTFPWSMLEQAFKCAQHESNTGLRKIIVNSTEGINIGRLLKKKVADYAV; from the exons ATGAGGATATTCGGTAAAATGTCCCATTTTCTTCAG ATCTCCCGATGTCTAAGCTATCATGCACCAATCTGCCGACCACATCGCTTGCTCCATGGCAGCTGTAAGCAATGGAAGAAAATCTGCTCGAACTGTGTCTGCTGGCAGCCTTCTTTGCTGATGGAGATCCGGCCTCATTTGTCAATGAGAGTCCATGTCCAAGTCTTCTCCACAAGGACCACAAACGTGTTCACCTTTAATAGCACCTCGGATATGCTACGCAAGCGGATCAGCTTCTCTGGAACACAGAACCAGAACTCAGAGTCTGAAACGAGCATAGTGCCGGTTGGGATTATAGTACCAGATAAGAGTAATGGAACCAACATGAAGATTGTAATAGTGCCGCTAGATCTGGTTAACCAGGATAGTGAgagcttaaaaaatacactGAATGTCATCAATGAGCTGCGCAACCACGCCAAAGAGATCGACATCTTCACAGACAGTATTATTGAAGACTTCCAAaggcaaaaaacaaataaaaaagaagaaactgCTACCATCGAGGAACCGGagcaattaacaaaaatagatGATATTCATATGTGGGATACATATACTACAAAGGAGGTCGATGCTGTTGCCCAGCCGGCAAGAAATGAATCGAATGCAACTGAGCTGGAACTTCAGGCTGCGGTGGCATCCCTGGCCACAGACTTGGCTGTTTCCACCCAAGCGGATGTTGCACCAATGATTCCAGCGCCATGCACTCCGAATTTGCCAAATGCACCACCCGTCATACCAGTTAACCCAAACACACAGCCCAACACAACGCCTCAGACCCAGCCCGGCGTCATGCCCTTGGCTGATCCCATGGAGCCACAAATATCAGCCACTCCCCAAAACGAAGCTAATCCTCCCGAGGCTGTGGCTGAAGTTGAGATTGAGATGGAGCCTGAGGCTCTGGAGCCGGTTGCGGCTCACGCAGAGGTTCACCAGATTACCATTGATGTGCCAGAATCACTTGGACAGCATTTGGCTGAAATGGCCATCTCGTCAATGCAGTTGTCATTTGAGATGAATATGACGAATGTACGCGATGCAATCCTTTATGGAGAGAACGAAGCTATGAATGAACCTCAATGCTTGAGCAACGATTCCATGGTTTTCTTGGAAACCCAGGTCAAAGTGGATCCAGCCCATGAGCCAGAGATTACCGTTCCCCTGCAATTCAATGCCCTTATCAAGGGAACCGTTGAAATAGATGCGGAAAAACTCAATCCCGAGCAGCTGACGGAAGAGAATCTTCCAGATTATAATGACGCAGTCACCTCAATTGCTGCCAGCATTTGCAGCACTGCACTGCACAAGGGCTTTGCTCCTGACCTATTTGCCAactcatcctcctcctccgctCCCTCCGAAGGTCATCGTTCCCCTCTTAAGTCTTCGGCACAGGCGCGCATGGCATTGAAGCGTCATCAAGCCCAGAAGCGCATGAAAGTCGAGCACACACGTCCCACAGCTATGGTTGCGAGTCCATCTCTAAAGGATGGATGCAAGAATCCCATTatcaaaaagaagaagaaatgcCCTAAGCCCTGTAAACTAGACGATCCGTGTAAGGAAGACAAGTGTAATCGTCCCAAAAAACCATCCCAAAAGCCGCAAAAGCCAAAGaaccaaaataaacaagttgAGTTAACTGCTAGTGCCGCCAAAAAGGGCGGTAACGATCCTTGTGCTAAGGGTAAGGGTGATAAAGCTAAGAAGGATGGCAAAGGAGCCACGGGAGGTAAAGGCGGAAAAGACGGCAAGGACGGCGGTAAAGACGGTAAGGATCCTTGCGCCAAGTTCAAGAAGGGTAAGGACGGAAAAGATGGTAAAGACGGGAAGGATAAGAAGGATCCTTGCGCCAAGTTCAAGAAGGGAAAGGACGGCAAAGATGGCAAAG GTGGCAAGGACGGTAAGGATAAGAAAGATCCTAGTGCCAAGTTAAAGGGAAAAGACGGCAAGGATGGTAAGGGCGGAAAAGGTGGCAAGGACGGTAAGGATAAGAAAGATCCTTGTGCCAAGTTTAAGAAAGGAAAGGATGGTAAGGGCGGAAAAGGTGGTAAGGATGGTAAGGATAAGAAAGATCCTTGTGCCAAGTTCAAAAAGGGAAAGGACGGAAAAGGTGGCAAGGATGGTAAGGATAAGAAGGATCCTTGCGCCAAGTTCAAGAAGGGAAAGGATGGCAAAGACGGCAAAGGCGGAAAAGGTGGCAAGGACGGTAAGGATAAGAAAGATCCTTGTGCCAAGTTCAAGAAAGGAAAAGACGGCAAAGGTGGAAAGGGTGGAAAAGGTGGCAAGGACGGTAAAGATAAGAAAGATCCTTGTGCCAAGTTTAAGAAGGGAAAGGATGGCAAAGGCGGAAAGGGAGCTAAAGGAGGCAAAGGCGGTAAAGGCGGTAAAGGCGATAAGAAGGACCCTTGTGCCAAGTTCAACAAAGGAAAGAACGGCAAGGGCGGCAAGGGCGGCGCCAACAAAAAGAACGATCCTTGCAAGAAGAAGTACTCGACATTTGCAAGCCCTGTTTCGAAATTCTATCATGCTAATCGTTCCCTTTGGAACCCCAAGCGTCAACTTTCCACATCGTTCCCTAAAGTAGAAACATCGACTACCCTTCCACGTTTTACAGTGTACTCAACCCTTGTGCGTCGTCATTATGGTGGCAAGCCATCGAAGATGCAGATGAATGCGTGGGGATTAAAAGCATGGATGCCACAAATGCTTAGCCAACGTACTTTTGCAAAAAAGGATGAAGCTAAAACATCGAAATGCAATGCGCTTCAATCCAAGCAACCTAAACGTAAGCATCAGAAACCACGTAAAGGTCTTCGAACAGATTGCTATGGTTCCTTTGCGGAAGAATGCCCAAAGGCATCCTGTAAGGGAAAGTGTGATCAAGTTAAATTTCCAAGAAAAAAATGCGAAACTAAAAAGAATATGCCTACGATGGCCAAGAAAGCGTCTAAGCCCAAAAAGAAGATGCCTGCCATCTGTAAGCAGATGACTAAGCAGGGAAAAGATGTAAAAG AAAGAAATAAGCTCTTAAGAACGGgctctttaattttaaatcagatGCGTATGCATAGCGATTCATCGCATAACAGAAAACGGTACGTTTCTCAGGCAGTAATGGAAGAATGCTTACCCAAAGAAGATGATATACCCTCCGGATCTGTTGAGGTTGTAAAAATACCAGCATCCTATCATATATGTAAAGAACATCGAATGCGACCCAATCTCAAGAAATATG ACGTACTCATACGCACTGGTTCCATAGCTTTAACTGGATCCGATATTCATGTCTACGAGAATGCAAACCGTGATATCGAAGGCATTACCTTGGGCCACGATGCCACAGGTTTTGTAGAAGAGATTGGATCTTGTGTTCAAAATTTACATGTGGGTGATCGTGTTGTCATGGAATCGGCCTTATCCTGCGGTATTTGTGACTTTTGCAAACAGGGACTATACAATATTTGCACCGATTTGGTCTACAATGGCTTTCTGGCTACCCATCAATCGCATCCAGCAGATCTGTGTCATCGTCTACCCGACACAATTGGCATGGAAGAGGGCACTCTCACCCAAACGCTTGCCATGGGCTGTCAGGCATGCTTCAAAGCAAATATAACGCCCACCAGCAATGTGCTAATTATTGGCTCAACCCCTACTGCAGTGTCAGCAGCAATGTGCGCTGCTGCAATTGGGGCTAAAAAGGTGATCATTGCTGGTACAATGGTCTCCTCGCTGGAAACTATCAACCGGGACTTTGGCTTCAATACAATACATTTCGATCCAAACGCATTGTTCGGTGAGGTACTCGAAGCAGTCTATAAAAATTTCGACGAATGGCCAAACTGTGCCATTAACTGTGCCATTGCGCCGATGACCATGAATCTCGCTGTGATGGCATTACAGCCATGTAGTGTTTGTGTGCTGTCCGAGTGCGAGTCCGAATGTGCAAGTTTTAATGCCCTTGATGTGCTAATGAAAAACATACGAATAATACCTAGTTTTCGTTCCGCCAATAT GTTTCCAACGGCATTAACACTCATGAAATCTGGACGTGCACCAATGCACAAGTTCATTGCAAAAACGTTTCCATGGAGCATGCTTGAGCAGGCATTCAAATGTGCCCAACACGAATCAAACACTGGCCTTCGCAAGATTATTGTCAACAGCACGGAGGGCATCAACATTGGGagattgttaaaaaaaaaagtagccGATTATGCTGTGTAA